Proteins encoded together in one Argopecten irradians isolate NY unplaced genomic scaffold, Ai_NY scaffold_0977, whole genome shotgun sequence window:
- the LOC138313842 gene encoding uncharacterized protein translates to MNESGFSEPCAVPEVNKSGFSEPCAVPEVKESEFPEPCACERVQTGQQSAIELVCITKPSEDLPEILQVIRKCFGKDDYVIQRKNSLLVSDYSSIENYEKNQVDQ, encoded by the exons ATGAACGAGTCTGGATTCTCGGAACCCTGTGCTGTACCTGAGGTAAATAAATCTGGATTCTCAGAACCCTGTGCTGTACCTGAGGTAAAAGAGTCTGAATTCCCAGAACCCTGTGCTTGTGAACGTGTACAGACAGGACAACAATCAGCTATTGAGTTG GTTTGCATTACGAAGCCTAGTGAAGACCTGCCTGAGATTTTGCAAGTGATCAGAAAATGTTTTGGAAAAGATGATTATGTCATCCAG aGGAAGAATTCATTACTGGTGTCTGATTATTCGAGCATTGAGAATTATGAGAAGAATCAAGTTGATCAATGA